The following proteins come from a genomic window of Bactrocera tryoni isolate S06 chromosome 1, CSIRO_BtryS06_freeze2, whole genome shotgun sequence:
- the LOC120777263 gene encoding uncharacterized protein LOC120777263, whose amino-acid sequence MRAFIVLALFAVARADVGGYNYPSAGGSFGGLGGSHGSDGAAQLSAPIGGHGAGPVSSGGIGDFGSPLSHAGHAAPAPAAPEFQKEFFTYTAPEADFDDDKSLGDLSGSLKKNLRVVFIKGPENNGLSDAALQLAKHAGEERTAIYVLQKQNDISGLAQQLQNLNRQNTNKPEVHFVKYRTPEDAAHAQHAIQQQYDDLGGKSVSHDGGLAPVHNYASPAAPAAPVAPSNSYIPPAAPVANAAPVAPVAPSNSYIPPAAPANTYIPPASQPQAPSNAYLPILKF is encoded by the exons ATGCGTGCCTTCATT GTATTAGCTTTGTTCGCCGTAGCGCGTGCTGATGTTGGTGGCTACAACTACCCATCTGCAGGCGGTTCCTTTGGCGGTTTGGGCGGCTCCCACGGCAGCGATGGCGCTGCACAATTGAGTGCACCCATTGGCGGTCATGGCGCTGGACCCGTGAGCAGTGGCGGTATTGGTGATTTCGGTAGCCCACTCAGTCATGCCGGTCACGCGGCACCAGCTCCGGCTGCACCTGAATTCCAGAAGGAATTTTTCACCTACACCGCACCAGAAGCTGACTTCGATGATGATAAGTCTCTGGGTGATTTGTCTGGCTCGTTGAAGAAGAACTTGCGTGTCGTCTTCATTAAGGGACCCGAAAACAATGGACTCTCAGATGCTGCCCTCCAACTGGCTAAACACGCCGGTGAAGAGAGAACCGCCATCTATGTGTTGCAGAAACAAAACGACATCTCGGGCTTGGCTCAGCAATTGCAGAACCTCAACAGACAGAACACCAACAAACCCGAAGTGCACTTCGTTAAATACCGCACACCCGAAGATGCGGCTCACGCTCAACATGCCATCCAACAGCAATACGACGATTTGGGTGGAAAGTCCGTGTCGCATGACGGTGGCTTGGCCCCAGTGCATAACTATGCTTCCCCAGCTGCACCTGCTGCTCCCGTCGCTCCCTCCAACTCATACATTCCCCCCGCAGCACCCGTAGCCAATGCTGCTCCAGTCGCTCCAGTTGCGCCATCGAACTCGTACATTCCACCTGCAGCACCAGCCAACACCTACATTCCTCCCGCCAGCCAGCCACAGGCACCAAGCAACGCCTACTTGCCAATCCTGAAGTTCTAA